In Microbacterium terrisoli, the genomic stretch CTACAACAAACCGTTGATCTTCACGAAGGACAACATCGACAACTACAACTTCTGACCGTTCGCGCACTGGCCCGGCAGGATCACCGCATCCTGCCGGGCCAGTGTCATCGGCGCCCACCGTCAAGGGTGCCCGCAGGCCGGAAAGCTATGATCGGACCCATGATCGCTCAGAGTCCGACGGTGCTTGCCGCTCAGGGCTCGACGCCCCGTCACGCGCTTGCGCGGGTCCACGTCATCGGCAGCATCAACGTCGACACCATCCTGGCGATGCCGACTTTCCCCGCCCCCGGTACGACCGTGATCGCGACCGATTCGCGACAGGCGCTCGGTGGCAAGGGGGCGGCCCAGGCGATCGCGTCGGCGCGTTTCGGTGCGCAGACGGGACTGACCGGCTCGATCGGGTCGGATGCAGAAGGCGACGTGGCGCGGACCACACTGAACGCTCAGGGCGTCGACGACCGGCTGTTGCGTGCGAGTTCGCTGCCGACAGGCCGCGCCTTCGTCTACGTCGACCGCGGCGCAGAGAACGAGATCGTCGTCGATCCGGGCGCAAACGCCGACCTGAAGACGCTCAGCGCTGGCGACCGAGAGGCCATCCTCGCCGCCGATGTCGTCCTGACGCAGCTCGAGGTTGGCTGCGCGATCGCATTCGAGGCCATCGAGTTCGCCTCCCAGAACTCTGTCACGGTCATCCTCAACGCGGCTCCGGCGCTCGACCTGCCGACCGACATCCTGGCCAAGATCGACTTCCTCATCGTCAACGAACCCGAAGCCACGGCACTCAGCCGTGAAGGCGATGCGATCACTGCGGGCGAGCGGCTCGCCAGGGCGGTCGGGACGGTTCTGGTCACGCTCGGTGCGCGCGGTGGGCGCCTGCATCGGCGCGGGGCGGCGCCGCAGAGCTTTCCCGCCCTCACGGTCACGCCCGCCGACACCACCGGTGCCGGCGATACCGTGTGTGGAGTGTTCGCCGCCGCGATCGCTCAGGGGTGGCAACCGAGCGAAGCGTTCCGGGTCGCACTTGTCGCCGGCTCGATCGCCACCACAACACGCGGCAATGCGCCCTCGATCCCTGACCGCTCGCGCATCCTTGCAATGTTGCCCGACAGCCGCGGCGCGGCCGTCGGCCTACCGTAGGAACGCCGCCGCGACACCCGAATCCACCGGGATGCTATGTCCCGTCGTCTTGGCCAGGTCACCGCACAGGAGCGCGGCAACGGCCGCCGCCACATCGTCCGGCACGACCTCGCGCTTCAAGATCGTGCGGCCAGCGTAGTAGCTCCCCAGATCTGCCCGGTCGACGCCGTACAGCTTCGCGCGCTCGTCGCCCCATCCCCCCTCGAACAGTCCTGACCCGCGCACGACCCCATCGGGGTTCACCCCGTTCACCCGGATGGAGTGCTCGCCGAGCTCGGCGGCAAGAAGACGCACCTGGTGGGCCTGATCCGCTTTAGCCGCGGAATACGCGACGTTGTGTGTGCCGGCGAAGACCGCGTTCTTGCTGGAGATGTAGATGATGTCGCCGCCGAGTCCTTGCGCGATCATCACGTTGGATGCCTCTCTGGACACGATGAAGGACCCTCGCGCCATGACGCCGTGCAGCGTGTCCCAGTCCTCGTCGGTCGTCTCGGCGAGGGACAGACTGCGCGACAGACCTGCGTTGTTGATCACGATGTCAATCCCGCCGAACGCTTCTGCAGCCTCGGCGACTGCCTGACGAACGGCTGCCGAGTCGCTGACATCGACGTGCACTGCAACTGCGACGTCACCGACCTGGACAGCGCCCGCCGCTGCCGCAATCTCGTCCGCCACAGCACGAGCCCGCTCCGCGTCCAGATCGGCGACGACCACGCATGCACCCTCTCGGGCCAGACGCAGAGCGATCGCACGGCCGATGCCGTGCCCGCCACCCGTCACGAACGCCACGCGCGCCGCCAGTGGTTTGGGCTTCGGCCGACGTGCGAGCTTCGCCTCTTCCAGGCTCCAGTACTCGATGCGGAACTTCTCGGCGTCGGGGATGGGCGCGTACGTCGAGACGGCTTCGGCCCCCCGCATCGCGTTGATCGTATTGACGAAGTACTCGCCTGCCACGCGCGCCGTGTGCTTGTCTGCGCCGAAACTGAACATCCCCACGCCGGGGATGAGGAAGACGGCGGGGTCGGCTCCTCGCATCTTCGGGGAATCAGCCGTGGCATTCGCGGAGTAATAGCGCGCGTAATCCTCGCGGTAGGCCGCGTGCAAGTGGCCGAGGCGCTGCTCGACCAGAGCGAGTTCGCTGTCCCCCGGCAGATCGAGCAGAAGCGGCCGGATCTTGGTACGCAGGAAGTGATCGGGGCAGCTGCAGCCCAGATCGGCGAGCCGCGGGCATTCACTGCGACTGAGGAAGTCGAGGACGACCTCGGAGTCGATGTAATGTCCGACGACCGGCCCGTCGGTGGCGGCCATTCTGCGCAGCAGCGGCGCGAGCACGGCCGCTCGCGCGTGGCGCTCCTGTCGTTCGAGCGCACCGTAGCCCTCACGCACGGCCCCGAACGGCGCTGGCGCGCCGTGTTCGTCGATGTACTGCTCGGCCAGCGCGATGATCTCCAATGACCGCTGTCGACATTCGGTGCTGGATGCGCCCCATGCCGTGATCCCGTGCCCGCCGAGTATGCAGCCGATGGCCTCAGGGTGAGCGCGCTGGATCTGCGCGATGTCCAGCCCAAGCTGGAACCCCGGACGACGCCATGGCACCCAGACGACCCGCGCACCGTAGATCCGTCGCGTCAATTCCTCGCCGTCCGCGGCCGTGGCGACGGCGATCCCCGCGTCGGGGTGAAGATGATCGACGTGGGGCGCGTCGACGAGCACATGCATGGCGGTGTCGATCGATGGCGGAGCAACTGGCTGTCCGAACATGCAATAGTCGAACAACCCGACCATCTCGTCTTCGTGTTGGGGTCCACGGTAGACCGCGGAGAGCGCCTGAACGCGGTCGCGGCGCAGCACGGCCAGCCCCCGTTCCGTCAGCGTCCCGAGATCGCCGCCCGAACCTTTGACCCAGACGACCTCGACGTCGGACCCTGAAGCGGGATCGATGACACAGCCCTTCGCTGACGTATTGCCACCGCCGTAATTGGTCACGCGGGGGTCTGCCCCGAGCGTGTGGCTTCTCTCGATCAGTTCCGTGACGACGCTGCCCTGCTGCTGCATCCCTGACGTCTCCTCTCCGACCGTTCGGCTCACAGCGCCGGACGATTCGCGGCCGAACGCAGCTGCGCGTCGATGAACCCACGGGCATGCGCGGCGAGATCGGCGTTGTCGCTCCAGAGATCGCGCCAGATCGCCAGCGTGTAAGAGAGCTCAGGCATGATGATGCGAGATGAGAAGCTCTCGAAGGTGATCGGACCCGTGTAGCCGATCGCTGCGAGACCCCGGAACAACGAGGTGAAGTCGACGTTTCCGGTCCCGAGATAGCCGCGGTGGTTCTCTCCGATGTGCACGTACCCGAGGTGTTCGCCGGCGGTGAGCACTGCCGAGTAGTTGTCGCTCTCCTCGATGTTCATGTGATAGGTATCGAGATGGATTACCAGGTTGTCCCTGCCGACCTCGCCGACATAGCTGACAGCCTGGGCAGCAGTGTTCAGCATGTTGGACTCGTAGCGATTGACCAGTTCCAGCCCGATCTGGATGTCTGAACCCGCGGCAGCATCGCACAGTCTCTGCAGCGCGGCGATGGAGTTCTCGCGACCGAGCCTCGACACCGGTGCGTTGTACTTGCCGAGCGCGCCATAGAGCACACCACCGACGTACAGTGCCCCGAAATCGCGCGCGACGCTGTAGGCCTCATGCAACAGCCGCTCGCCGGCATGCACACGATCGGGATCCTCACTGCTCACATCAGTCTCGGCGGACAGACCGAACGAGGCCGTGGCCTCCATCTCGTACTCATCGAGAAGGCGACGCGTCATCGCTGCATCGACCTTGCGCGGGTCCATCAGCAGGATCTCAATCACGTCATAACCGGTCGCTTTCGCACCCTCAATCGACGAACGCGCCTCGGCCTCAGACCACCCCCCGGCCCATACGAGCCCGTGAACTCCGACCTTGTTGGTATAGGCAGACATCTGAACCCCTCTTCTGGCCGGAATACGGCGATCTTTGAGGCCGCCCACTGGCGGCGGGCGCACATGCTGTCAACTTAGACGCGGATCCAGACTGAATCAAGCATACGTTCATATCATGCACATATGTTCACGAATTGGCGCGCGAAGGATGCGAGGGGCTCGGGAATGATGGACGGATGACGAGTCCGCAGCCCCACCCGATCGAGCGCCCGTCGTGCTGACGCCGGCCGACGTCGCGATGTGGTTCGTCGCCCGGCGCCTTGGCCGCACCGGCACGGCACCCGATCCGCGGCCCGACATCGACACGGCGTCACTGCAGAGGCGCTTTCCGCGTCTGGCGACGGTCGTGGCCGCGGACGTGCCCGTCGCGAGCGACGACGGGCCCGTGCCTGCGCGGTTGTACCGCGATCACGCGACGCTGGCGCGCAATGCACTCGTGTGGGTGCACGGCGGCGCGTGGCTCGGCGGCGACCTCGACATGCCCGAGTCGAACTGGGTGGCGCTGGAGCTCGCGGCCGCGGGCATCCCGACCCTCGCCGTCGACTACCGCAAGGCGCTGCGCGGCGTCCGCCACCCCGCACCACTGGACGACGTGCAGGCGGCGTGGCGACACGCGACTGCGCACACGGTCGACCTGTTCGGCACCGACGCCACGCGGGTGCATCTGGGTGGGGCGAGCGCGGGCGGCGCACTCGCTGCGGGGGTCGTGCTGCGAGCACGGGATGCCGCGGCCCACCATTCGCCGGGTTCCACGGGCGACGGCAGAGTCCCGGCATCCCTCGTTCTCGCCTACCCCATGCTGTACCCGCGGCTGCCGCCCAACTCGCCCGAGACGAAGCGCCTCATGGCGAAGATGCCGGCGCGCCTGCGGTTTCGGCCCAGCATCGTGCGGGCGCTCGCCAAGCACTACGCGGGCGCTGCGGGGATGACGGATCCGACGGCGTTCCCGGGGTTCGCGAGCGACCTGCGGGGTTTTCCGCCGACGTACGTGCTGGTCGCCGCAATCGACGATCTGCGCTCATCAGGCGACATGTTCGGCGAACGGCTGCGAGCCGCCGGGGTGCGCGTCGAACTGTTCGCCGAGCGCAGCGCGACGCACGGACACCTCAATCATCCGGAGGCGAACTCGGCGCAGCGCAGTGTGAAGCGCATCGTCGAATGGATCGACGGCTTCGCGTAGGGGGTCGTGGCGAGCGGTGCGCGCATGAAACGATGGATCGATGCACGACTACCCTTCTGCGCGCCGCAGCGATGTCCACGAGACCCTCCACGGCGAGGTCGTCGCCGACCCGTACCGCTGGTTGGAGGACGCCGACGCACCCGAGACGCAGGCGTTCGTCGCCGCACAGAACGCGCACGCGCGTCCGGCGCTGGATGCGCTGAGCTCACGTACGGAGTTCCTCGAGACGGTCACCGAAATGCTGACCGCCCCCGCCCGGGGCTGCCCGTTCGAGAAGGGCGGGCGCGTGTTCGCGTGGCACGGCGACGGGCAGAATCAGGACGTGCTCGTGGTCGCCGACTCGGTCGACGAGCTCGAGAACGGACGCGTGCTGCTGGACCCGAACACGCTGTCGGACGACGGTACCAGTGCTGTGACGACAGCGTCGGTGAGTCCCGACGGCGCACTGCTCGCGTACGGGGTCGCCGACGGCGGGTCCGACTGGCGCACGATCCGGGTGCGAGATGTCGAGACAGGCCAGGACCTCGACGACGAGATCACGTGGACGAAGTGGAACTCGCCGGTGTGGTTGCCCGCTACTGACCAGAGTGCTGACCAGAGAGTCGACACGAGTGTCGACGTCGCGGCGCGCTCGTTCTCGTACTGGTGCTACGACGAGCCGGACGGCAACGCGCTGACCAGCGAGCAGGGCGCGGGCAGGCTGCAGGCGCACGTGGTCGGCACCGACCGGCAGGCCGATGCCGTGCTGTTCTCGCGGCCCGACGAACCGAGAACGTTCGCTCGGCCGTGGCCCGCGGACGACACATGGTTCGTGCTGCACACCGACAGCGGATCGTCGTCGGGCAACGACCTCGCCGTGCGCCGGCACGCTGAGCCGGTCGAGGCGCTGCGCGCGCTCGTGACCGGACGCGACCGCGAATGGCATTCGATCGGCATTCGCGACGACGTGCTGTACGTCGTCACCGACGACGGGGCGGCGCGTTACCGACTGGCATCCTTCGACCTCAACACCGGGGCGCAGAGCACCGTGGTCGCCGAGCATGACGAGGACGTGCTGCTGAACGCGCACCTGACGGCGACCGGCCTCATGCTCGAGTATTCGCACGACGCCGCGCACCGGGCGCAGCTCGCCGCGTTCGACGGGACCCTCGGCGAGGCGCTGCCACTCGGCGAGGGCGTCAGCATCACCGGGATGTCGACCGACGACGAGTCCGGTCGCGTGTACGCGACGACGTCGAGCTTCGTCGACC encodes the following:
- a CDS encoding sugar phosphate isomerase/epimerase family protein, encoding MRPPPVGGLKDRRIPARRGVQMSAYTNKVGVHGLVWAGGWSEAEARSSIEGAKATGYDVIEILLMDPRKVDAAMTRRLLDEYEMEATASFGLSAETDVSSEDPDRVHAGERLLHEAYSVARDFGALYVGGVLYGALGKYNAPVSRLGRENSIAALQRLCDAAAGSDIQIGLELVNRYESNMLNTAAQAVSYVGEVGRDNLVIHLDTYHMNIEESDNYSAVLTAGEHLGYVHIGENHRGYLGTGNVDFTSLFRGLAAIGYTGPITFESFSSRIIMPELSYTLAIWRDLWSDNADLAAHARGFIDAQLRSAANRPAL
- a CDS encoding prolyl oligopeptidase family serine peptidase encodes the protein MHDYPSARRSDVHETLHGEVVADPYRWLEDADAPETQAFVAAQNAHARPALDALSSRTEFLETVTEMLTAPARGCPFEKGGRVFAWHGDGQNQDVLVVADSVDELENGRVLLDPNTLSDDGTSAVTTASVSPDGALLAYGVADGGSDWRTIRVRDVETGQDLDDEITWTKWNSPVWLPATDQSADQRVDTSVDVAARSFSYWCYDEPDGNALTSEQGAGRLQAHVVGTDRQADAVLFSRPDEPRTFARPWPADDTWFVLHTDSGSSSGNDLAVRRHAEPVEALRALVTGRDREWHSIGIRDDVLYVVTDDGAARYRLASFDLNTGAQSTVVAEHDEDVLLNAHLTATGLMLEYSHDAAHRAQLAAFDGTLGEALPLGEGVSITGMSTDDESGRVYATTSSFVDRGTRHILDVDGTSVLSHRTLPTPGPAAPRATTSRIRVTSTDGADVPAFVVRPEGDDGSVPRPTLIWGYGGFNIPMNPGFRAVLAAWVAASGVLVVPNLRGGGEFGSDWHHAGTKERKQQVFDDLYAVAEHLVSTGVTTRRQLALHGRSNGGLLAGAALTQRPELWAAVLPGVGVLDMLRFDRFTIGWAWTSDYGDPDEADAFAYLKAYSPLHNVRPGTEYPPTLITTGDHDDRVVPGHSLKFAAALQHAQAADAPILLAVDTRAGHGMGKPKDAAAAEFADQLAFAAHHTGLR
- the rhaD gene encoding bifunctional rhamnulose-1-phosphate aldolase/short-chain dehydrogenase — protein: MQQQGSVVTELIERSHTLGADPRVTNYGGGNTSAKGCVIDPASGSDVEVVWVKGSGGDLGTLTERGLAVLRRDRVQALSAVYRGPQHEDEMVGLFDYCMFGQPVAPPSIDTAMHVLVDAPHVDHLHPDAGIAVATAADGEELTRRIYGARVVWVPWRRPGFQLGLDIAQIQRAHPEAIGCILGGHGITAWGASSTECRQRSLEIIALAEQYIDEHGAPAPFGAVREGYGALERQERHARAAVLAPLLRRMAATDGPVVGHYIDSEVVLDFLSRSECPRLADLGCSCPDHFLRTKIRPLLLDLPGDSELALVEQRLGHLHAAYREDYARYYSANATADSPKMRGADPAVFLIPGVGMFSFGADKHTARVAGEYFVNTINAMRGAEAVSTYAPIPDAEKFRIEYWSLEEAKLARRPKPKPLAARVAFVTGGGHGIGRAIALRLAREGACVVVADLDAERARAVADEIAAAAGAVQVGDVAVAVHVDVSDSAAVRQAVAEAAEAFGGIDIVINNAGLSRSLSLAETTDEDWDTLHGVMARGSFIVSREASNVMIAQGLGGDIIYISSKNAVFAGTHNVAYSAAKADQAHQVRLLAAELGEHSIRVNGVNPDGVVRGSGLFEGGWGDERAKLYGVDRADLGSYYAGRTILKREVVPDDVAAAVAALLCGDLAKTTGHSIPVDSGVAAAFLR
- a CDS encoding ribokinase; the protein is MIAQSPTVLAAQGSTPRHALARVHVIGSINVDTILAMPTFPAPGTTVIATDSRQALGGKGAAQAIASARFGAQTGLTGSIGSDAEGDVARTTLNAQGVDDRLLRASSLPTGRAFVYVDRGAENEIVVDPGANADLKTLSAGDREAILAADVVLTQLEVGCAIAFEAIEFASQNSVTVILNAAPALDLPTDILAKIDFLIVNEPEATALSREGDAITAGERLARAVGTVLVTLGARGGRLHRRGAAPQSFPALTVTPADTTGAGDTVCGVFAAAIAQGWQPSEAFRVALVAGSIATTTRGNAPSIPDRSRILAMLPDSRGAAVGLP
- a CDS encoding alpha/beta hydrolase fold domain-containing protein produces the protein MLTPADVAMWFVARRLGRTGTAPDPRPDIDTASLQRRFPRLATVVAADVPVASDDGPVPARLYRDHATLARNALVWVHGGAWLGGDLDMPESNWVALELAAAGIPTLAVDYRKALRGVRHPAPLDDVQAAWRHATAHTVDLFGTDATRVHLGGASAGGALAAGVVLRARDAAAHHSPGSTGDGRVPASLVLAYPMLYPRLPPNSPETKRLMAKMPARLRFRPSIVRALAKHYAGAAGMTDPTAFPGFASDLRGFPPTYVLVAAIDDLRSSGDMFGERLRAAGVRVELFAERSATHGHLNHPEANSAQRSVKRIVEWIDGFA